From a single Nicotiana tomentosiformis chromosome 2, ASM39032v3, whole genome shotgun sequence genomic region:
- the LOC104087617 gene encoding probable esterase KAI2 — MGVVEEAHNVKVVGSGEKTVVLGHGFGTDQSVWKHLIPYLVDDYRVVVYDNMGAGPTNPDYFDFERYASLEGYAYDLLAILEELQINSCIYLGHSLSSMTGVIASIFRPDLFSKLILLSASPRFINADDYYGGFEKEDIDQLSQAMESNYKSWIDGFAPLVIGGDMDSVAVQEFSRTLFNMRPDIALSVFRTIFTFDLRHFLSRVTVPCHIIQSSKDLAVPEAVSEYIHQNLGGKSIVEVISTEGHLPQLSAPEVTVPVLLRHISHDISSDTV, encoded by the exons atgggaGTAGTTGAAGAAGCTCACAACGTTAAAGTGGTTGGCTCAGGGGAGAAGACGGTGGTACTTGGCCATGGCTTTGGCACTGATCAATCTGTATGGAAACACCTTATACCTTACCTAGTTGATGACTATAGAGTTGTTGTATATGACAACATGGGTGCTGGACCGACAAATCCTGATTACTTCGATTTTGAACGATATGCTTCTCTTGAAGGTTATGCCTATGATTTACTTGCCATTTTGGAGGAGCTTCAGATCAATTCTTGCATTTATTTAGGCCATTCCTTATCGTCTATGACTGGTGTTATTGCTTCCATATTTCGTCCTGATCTCTTCTCCAAACTCATCTTGCTTTCTGCTTCTCCAAG GTTCATAAATGCAGATGATTACTACGGAGGATTTGAAAAGGAAGATATTGACCAACTAAGCCAAGCAATGGAGTCAAACTACAAGTCATGGATCGACGGTTTTGCGCCGCTAGTAATAGGCGGTGACATGGACTCAGTGGCAGTACAAGAATTTAGCAGAACCTTATTCAACATGAGACCAGACATAGCACTAAGTGTCTTTCGTACAATTTTCACATTTGATTTAAGGCATTTTCTATCTCGTGTCACAGTGCCTTGTCATATAATTCAGAGTTCAAAGGATTTGGCCGTGCCCGAGGCTGTCTCAGAATATATTCACCAAAATTTGGGCGGAAAGTCAATTGTGGAAGTCATATCAACTGAAGGTCATCTTCCACAGTTGAGTGCACCAGAAGTCACTGTTCCTGTGCTGCTTCGGCATATTTCTCATGATATTTCCAGTGATACTGTTTAG
- the LOC104087619 gene encoding uncharacterized protein, with the protein MGDYNAIRHYDDRIKGNPVQEHEVADFKRFMVDTNMVELKTTGRRYAWTNNHVLSKIDWVLVNSEWMTTWTHVEATALDPYFSGHTPLAIEIGGRGFKGARPFRFFNHLAQHPDFLSLVNNQWNCVQPVRGMEAIWKELAEIQHETRDPQKQVELAEEEKELKQQLEKWVLIEECILKQKSRVKWLQLGDANNAYFYACMKNRTAHNQIRKLNTIDGNIAQTEKEVEIEVVKFYQKLLGAATDILPTIQLDVLDEGHKLTRDQQLKLIELVSREEVYNAVEDIDDQKAPGCDGFNFHFFKKSWQVVGEEIIYAVMDFFHTGNMFKPINCTSVTLVPKGDKESVQLINNCFKTFSEASGLIANPTKSSVYCGGVNPVLQQQLLDILGFLKGELPFRYLGVPLSSKRLAITQCQPPLEKILGRITGWTTKFLSYAGRVMLIKSILFSIQTFWSQVFVLPKKIINEIVATCKKFLWSGEANGSNKALLAWETLCYPKTAGGVNFTDVELWNKAATYKPLWNGSMAKAVTVARYNIGNLWNGMQKCNGLYHIIMERMHLLKFTEWLLLAAYIKYGMKGISKYFNKDKDQWGR; encoded by the exons ATGGGAGACTATAATGCTATAAGGCACTATGATGACAGAATCAAGGGGAATCCTGTGCAGGAACATGAGGTGGCTGATTTCAAGAGATTTATGGTGGACACTAATATGGTGGAGCTTAAAACAACAGGAAGAAGATATGCATGGACTAATAACCATGTACTTAGCAAGATTGATTGGGTGCTTGTCAATAGTGAATGGATGACTACTTGGACACATGTGGAAGCTACAGCCCTAGATCCTTATTTTTCAGGTCACACTCCTCTAGCTATAGAAATAGGAGGGAGAGGATTCAAAGGGGCTAGACCATTCAGATTCTTCAATCATTTGGCACAGCATCCTGATTTTCTCTCATTGGTGAATAACCAATGGAATTGTGTACAACCAGTACGGGGGATGGAAGCAATTTG GAAAGAGCTGGCTGAAATACAACATGAGACAAGAGATCCCCAAAAGCAGGTAGAACTAGCTGAGGAGGAGAAGGAATTGAAACAACAACTGGAAAAATGGGTGCTAATTGAAGAATGCATTCTTAAGCAAAAATCAAGAGTGAAATGGCTACAATTAGGGGATGCTAATAATGCCTATTTCTATGCTTGCATGAAGAATAGGACTGCTCATAACCAAATAAGAAAACTCAACACCATAGATGGTAATATAGCACAGACTGAGAAAGAAGTGGAGATAGAAGTTGTCAAATTCTATCAAAAGCTACTTGGGGCTGCAACTGATATATTACCAACAATTCAACTGGATGTACTTGATGAAGGACATAAGCTGACCAGAGATCAACAACTGAAATTGATAGAACTAGTCTCTAGGGAGGAGGTATACAATGCAGTTGAGGACATTGATGACCAGAAGGCTCCTGGATGTGATGGTTTCAACTTTCATTTCTTCAAGAAAAGCTGGCAGGTAGTAGGAGAAGAAATCATCTATGCTGTTATGGATTTCTTTCACACAGGCAACATGTTTAAACCTATCAACTGCACATCAGTAACACTTGTGCCTAAG GGTGACAAAGAGTCTGTACAATTGATAAACAATTGTTTCAAGACTTTCTCTGAGGCATCAGGACTTATTGCAAATCCAACCAAAAGCTCAGTTTATTGCGGAGGAGTCAATCCAGTATTACAGCAACAATTATTAGATATCCTTGGATTTCTCAAAGGTGAGCTCCCTTTCAGGTACTTAGGGGTGCCTTTAAGCTCTAAGAGACTGGCTATTACTCAGTGCCAACCCCCGTTGGAGAAAATACTTGGTAGAATCACGGGGTGGACAACCAAGTTTCTATCCTATGCaggaagagttatgctgatcaaAAGTATACTATTTTCTATACAAACATTTTGGTCACAAGTGTTTGTTCTGCCTAAGAAGATCATAAATGAAATTGTGGCAACGTGCAAGAAATTCTTATGGAGTGGTGAGGCAAATGGGTCGAATAAGGCACTGCTTGCATGGGAAACTCTTTGTTATCCCAAAACTGCAGGAGGTGTAAATTTTACTGATGTTGAGCTATGGAACAAAGCTGCAACCTATAAACCGTTATGGAAT GGAAGTATGGCAAAAGCTGTTACAGTGGCAAGATATAATATAGGCAACCTATGGAATGGGATGCAGAAATGCAATGGGCTATATCACATCATAATGGAAAGAATGCATCTGCTGAAATTTACAGAATGGCTATTGCTGGCAGCGTATATCAAATATGGCATGAAAGGAATCTCAAAGTATTTCAACAAAGACAAAGATCAGTGGGGGAGATAG
- the LOC117274490 gene encoding uncharacterized protein: MDADQPKEVPKTQATLFNENKFTARGMELKYITPIIVEGELMAQLQQEEIDRETTKWKYALIMYVVGNSPFIASNWNYTAKPKVYYHNEGFFRIKFGSIADRDEVLFSGPHTMNNRPVIVRIWEADFDFNKEVLRMIPLWIKMLNLPLSYWSMDSLSRIGSVLGRPIYADECTTNVDRVSYARMLIEIDVTKPLPDSIKARDPMGKAFDQEIKYDWKPTYCPSYL; this comes from the coding sequence ATGGATGCAGATCAACCAAAAGAGGTACCAAAAACCCAGGCAACACTATTCAATGAGAACAAATTCACTGCTAGAGGTATGGAATTGAAATACATTACACCAATTATTGTAGAGGGTGAATTGATGGCTCAATTACAGCAAGAGGAGATTGACAGAGAAACAACAAAATGGAAATATGCTCTAATTATGTATGTAGTTGGGAATTCACCTTTTATTGCAAGTAATTGGAACTATACTGCAAAACCCAAAGTCTACTATCACAATGAAGGCTTCTTCCGCATAAAGTTTGGGAGCATAGCTGATAGAGATGAGGTTCTCTTCTCCGGTCCTCACACAATGAATAATAGGCCAGTTATTGTTAGAATATGGGAGGCTGATTTTGACTTCAACAAGGAGGTGCTCCGAATGATTCCCCTGTGGATTAAGATGCTCAATCTTCCACTTAGTTACTGGAGTATGGATTCATTAAGCAGGATAGGTAGTGTGTTGGGACGCCCAATTTATGCAGATGAATGCACTACGAATGTTGATAGGGTCTCCTATGCAAGGATGCTTATTGAAATAGATGTTACAAAGCCTTTACCAGACTCCATTAAAGCAAGAGATCCTATGGGGAAGGCATTTGACCAAGAGATAAAGTATGATTGGAAACCTACTTATTGTCCATCTTACTTATAG